GAAAGGCAATGATCTCATGTTGCCTCTTAATCGCCTCACTGGGGGGATAAAACTTTTCTAAAAACTTCTCTACCATAGCATCCCATGTTCTGATTGAGCCCGACTCCAAGCTCTCCAACCAATCCTTTGCTGAATCCTCTAAGGAAAAGGGAAACAGCCTAAGTCGAATCTGATCATCTGTCACTCCATTCAACTTCGTAGTGTTGCAGATCTGAATGAACTTGGTGATGTGTTTGTTCGGATCATCTGTGGATTTGCCCCTGAAAGCAATATTCTCTGCCATCTGAATAAGTCCTCTTTTCAGCTCAAAGGTGTTGGCAGCGATGTTGCTATGGACAGTTGGATTTGTCTGGCCTTGGTATGCATACTGATTCTGAACAGGCACCACAGCTTGTCTATGATTGACTTGTTGACGCAGCTCCTCCAGCTGTCGTAGAAGCTCAGCATAATTGGGAGGAGGGGGTGGTGGACCGTTGTTGCCCTCTTCGTACTCCATCAGACTAGGAGAAACGGGATCAAACAAAATATGGTCCTGAACTGGTGATCGGATGGGTGAAAGGTCGCTTTGAACTGAAGATGCTCCTATGCGGTTAGGCGAAGAAGCTTGAATTTTCTGCGTGAGTCTCCTATAGGCGTTCCTCTTCCGATTTGTTGCTTCGATCTCCGGATCAAAAGGTTCTAGAGGCAAGCCTTTAGAGCGTGTGTGCATACACctgaacaagaaacacaaatgtgagaactcaaaaaaaattaaacgaaaaataaagcagtaaaatctgaagtagtaatcttgattattatcacgatatcaagctatataacagaaaaattgtccccggcaacggcgccaaaaacttgactcaactttattttacccaattaatacccgcaagtgtatggggttattgtagcatttagcaagcaagagtatatcgtatcccacagagacaaataagtGTCAACTTGAGTACCACGaaccaatttcaactactatccagacaatcagaaatttttggttttaaaactaacaactacGAAAAGCATGTAAAgtcagagaataaaatagaacacttaaacgcgaaagcaattaagaaagctgtgtaagatggtggagaaatatgcagaattcaaggatccgatgcacaactcatagcctaacccaattgaaatcgatttaccatttaaagtctctagaattattgaatcaatcacacatgtagattaaaccccctcccgaggtgagaaacttGTAGATTAAGTGTaacaattgaagtccccttctaattcttagacctaactcccaataGATCGATTAGATAACAGAttccactcaaaacctcaactctcccgagttctattgaattaaggtgtgaattattcttctttcaagattaattatttcatctcccgattactctaagaaatcctaacactcccaattggtgatcaagcaattgttagggaaaagcacaagaataattcaaataattacaagagcaagataaaaacgaagtcaattggattaataattatgaatcaatgcatcttcaccaagaattctacacaaagtgtttagctactcatgttcaaagtagaaaacaaacaaaaactaaagaaaacaaTAGAATTCATGATACGGATTACAATTGGCAGAGAAATCGAAGCtcgaatcttcaatcttcttccaagagttcttgatagagagagagtgtgtgtttttgcGGCTTGTAGAGAATGGAATCGAATAGCCCTAGCTCTTGCCTCTTATTTTTCCTCCAAAAATCGCGTCTGGAAATCAAAAAATCGTCAAACTGACGGACCCAGCCGGGTGTATTTATTGCCTAGgaaattcacccgaccgggtgggaTGCTACTGGACTCCTCGCGTGTTAAAtgagtcacccggccgggtggaattaatgaactggaaattcacccggccgggtgggaTGCTACTGGACTCCTCGCGTGTTAAAtgagtcacccggccgggtggaattaatgaactggaaattcacccggccgggtcgccCTTGCTCGGCAGCTTCTGGCCTTCGGCAGACTTCACGTTGACACCCGGCCGAATGGAATTTAACCACATgatattcacccggccgggtagttcCCTTTTTGCTGCATTTTCGCCTACTTTTTGCCTAAAACACTCAACAAACATGTGAACCCCAAAATATAGAGTAATTGGCTGGAAATAACCATTTTGAGCACCGAAACTCAATAATTATGCACATCAACATACCAATCACAACACTATAAATAcgagtttgtcaactcccccaaacttagactcttgtttgtcctcaaataagaataagaaattATGAAGAACATACTCATGCATAGAGGTGGGATTGATGTATTGCTTCAGAAAATTTTTCAAAGCAAGCTCGAAGGTAGGAAACATACAAAAATCAATCAAACATTAATTGAAGCTACTGTCTCGTATATCACTTGGTGTCAATGCTCTCACAAGGTTTAGGgagtgtgatttttttttctttttttttttttcattttccctcTCACTCAAGTGTATAGGAGATAATATAAACACTCAAATCAAGTAACATGTAATgcttaccataggcttgctcgacgTCAAACGTCTCCTCTGTTCGGATGTGAAAGTGAACCTAAGATCAGAAAGGTCTTTATTcgggttgtaatgtaggctctttggacGGTAGGGAACATTTAGGCTATAGTGACTGAAGAATATACTTGAAGCACACAATCCAACACTAACCATTTCCAAAACAAAACTCAGATAAGCCCGATTTCAACATGCTTCCTCCTAGCCTCCAGGACCCACTTATTGCTGTCTCCAACAccacaatttttcattttttcttttcctagacttcgtctagcttatacctcctatttttatttttgtttcttttatttttatttttttcgaacCCCTTCCTTTACAAAAGCAACGATTGTGCTTCCCTTTTCTCAAGGCTTTCACTTTAGAGAGTGATTTAAGATATTACTTTTCAACAATCAAATACATTTTGGCTATGAGAGCTAACTAGGGATTTACAAGTGTATGAGGATAATCAAAGAATGCCTAACTTCATCTCCTAAGTTCACATCCACTATATATAGACTTGACATGACGAGAAGCAAGTTCTAGAAGTAAAAGCATGTACCCAATTGTATCACACATGAACAAAATATGGCTCAAATCTCACCGGGATTAGCATTGACCAAGCAAACAAGCACTTCACTCACAATTAAATCATGAATTGATCACGCAGGTCCCTAACCATTCTAACCAGAATTTTCAAGACAAAACAATTATCACCATCAGCTATCAACCCTTCTCTTAGCACAAATTATCTTACATTCATCCATATATTCGAATTCGAGTCCCACAGGCGGGACTTACACCAAATGACACCAAAAATCCAAGATTAActaaaagaagagaaagaaaaagaaaaacaatactCTCAAGAACATAATCTTTAAACAAGCAGGGGAAGGAGCAACCGATCCACGTCAgaaccccccaaacttattcaagaCAGGGAATAGAATAAGTTTGAAGAGCAGTGGATGGTTGAGGTACCTCTATTCCGAAGGCGGCGGGAATCTCGCGTAGTAAGCTTGGTAGAAAGCCTGTTGTGCTGCATCACTAGCGTCGAGGCGAGTGTGCAGGTTTTGCAGTTGTTCCCCATAGTGATCAAGCCGGTTCCCAAAGTTGTCCAATCGGGTGTCGCACTGGGCTCTCCAAGCCATCGCCTCCGCATTCGCTTGATTCCAGCGGGCCTCTTGTTGATCATAGCTCACCTGAAGCGAGCGTACTCCTGCAGCAATTTCCGCCAAATAGTCGTCCCTGGACAGTCTCCCCCGCGGTCTACTCCTCTTGGGCCGACTGCTTTGACCCACTTCGAACTCCGAGGCGGTCTCCTCACCTTCCTCATTCATGGCCGCCGGCGTATCTTGAATTTGCAGAGGCTCCTCGGGGATATTAGGCTGCGGCAAGTAGTCCGGTTCCATAAAGACCGGCCTAGCGTCTGGGGCACCTTCTCCTTGAGGAGGGTCATTTTCGATCTTCTCCATATGAGCCGGGGAGTTCAATTTCCAGTTCTCTTGGTAACTCCATCCTCCGACTGCGAAGAGCTGAGGGTCAGGGAATCTGATGCACATCCCCGGTTCTATCCTGAAATACCCCACGCCCCGGCTATCAACCATTATAATGGCCGCCCTCTTGAGCGTATCCCAGTCCAGTAGGGTGGGTCCTTGATCCTGTATCCGATTTTCAAAACTGACCCCAAATTTATATGCCAAAGCTGCCACGATTCCCCCACAACAGAGCTTTCCCGTCGTCCTCTTCGACTGTCTCTCCAAGTGCTTAATCATGTAATGACTCGTGTTGATCCTCCTTCGGCTGAGCATTCCCCATAGTAAGAATAGCATTTCTGATGAAATGCTTCCCGCTTCTGTGTGGCCAAAGGGTAGGTAGACCAGGGCCTTCGCCATGTATCTCAACACTGGGTGTCTGATGGCGTTGATTTTGGCCCTCGATGGATTGAAGGCCGCTTCAGTGGTAATCAATCGCCAGAACTCGTCCCTCCTAAAATCCGCAGGCCGAGGGTCCTCCAAAAGGCCTTCTTCACCTTCTTCCCTCAACTGGAAGAGCTCGTTCATTTCATCGACGGTAAGATCGTGCGCTTCATTCATGAGTCGGAAGGACATCGACTCAATCCGTTTCCCGGAGTACTCCACTTTGAGTGTGGTGAAGAACTCTACAGTCAGGGCCCTGTATGACCCGAACTTCCTCGCGAACAAGTGTGTGAGATGGCCGGCCTCAACGAGGATGTCCCAAGAATGTTTGATACCGAGGCCGTTGAGTGCGCTTCGACTCGGATATCTAGATGGCTTGCTATCCAATGCCGCTAAAGCATCCCATTTCTTCGACTCACCTTTGTGGAGTGTGACACCCACTGTGCGAGGTTTTAGGGCCATGTGATGGGTACCTAGAATGAGGCATGTTAGAACAACCAAGTAAGGGAGATAGACTCAATCCCTATGCATACCAAATAAACAAGTAAGGCAAAAGCAATTAGGAAGATAGACTCGATTCCTACATTTACTTTCATCACAGACAATACCGAGGAGATAGGCTTAATCCCTCAAACAAATCACACAATGAGGGAAATAGACTCAATCCCTAAAACTCACAAAATCATCTACAACCCCCAATATAGAATAATGACTCACACACACTTTCATCAACATTGACATCGCAAGCAATAGCAAACTCATAACTTAAGCACCAAGCATCAATTGCAACAATTTAGCTCATGCACTCGTACAAGTGAAGCACCTAACCAACATCAATTCAACTTGCATAAACTATAACATTCCTACCCATCACAAAATACAACTCCATATCCATGGCTAGAAAAGCAGAGAGGTGAAGAACATACCTTTGTTGTGTAGATTAAGAGAATTCGAAAATTAGGGCTTTTTCTTTGAGCTCTTGAGTGAAATCCAACAATTGCACAAATTAATCGGGCCAAAATACTCAAACACGGGATAATGTGAGATGGGTGTGGTGAATTTTTGATGGGGGTGTGAAATTAGTGTAAAtgtatgtgtgttttgtgtgaaaATTGAAGAGGAAGAGAAGAAGGGGAAGGCGTCGGGTGAGAGTAGGGAAAGAGAAACCGGGTGTACCTGTTTTATTCTAGGTTTCGCCGAGtcctacccggccgggtggatatATTGTACTTGAAAATCACCTGGCCGGGTGAGACTCTCTGGACCCTTCCTTCGCAAAAGCagcgacccggccgggtgtatataatacacttgaaaatcacccggccgggtgagaCTCTCTGGACCCTTCCTTCATTATTTTgatgacccggccgggtgtatataatacacttgaaaatcacccggccgggtgagaCTCTCTGGACCCTTCCTTCATTATTTTgatgacccggccgggtgtatataatacacttgaaaatcacccggccgggtgagaACTTCTGGGCATTTTTTCGAGTTTTCCACAGCTAATCCTGCACAATGACAACTCCCAAGCAAAACCAACTCCACTTTTGATAGactacttaacacacaaaaaaaaacacataagaccttaaacaaagaaaatgaaaacaaagagactcaaaagaaaagaaacacacaaaaaaaaaacgataaagttacctactaggggttgaCTCCCCCGAAGCGCTTTTGGTTAAAGTCGTTAGCTCGACATCTCCACAGCCGATTACTGGGGCTCCAAGGAGAGTTGGAACACTTCTTCCTTCTGCTCCATAGTATGAAACGTCTTCACATTCTGACCATTGGCCGTGAACACCCTCCCATCATCAGCTTCAAGTTCTAAAGCTCCATTCTTCATCACAGTTCTAACTTTGAAGGGGCCGAACCACCTCGACTTAAGCTTTCCGGGGAAGAGCTTCATCCGAGCATTGAATAACAACACCAAATCTCCTGGGAAGAACTCCCGCTTGTCGATCATCTTATCATGATAAGTTTTGAGGCGCTCCTTGTAGATGGCGGAATTTTCGAACGCCTCATTCCGGAATTCATCGAGCAAATTCATATAAGATTGTCTTTCCTTTCCCGCCTTGTAGTAGTCGGCATTTAACTGCTTCACTGCCCAATATGATTTGTGCTCAAGCTCCACAGGAAGATGACAGGATTTCCCAAACACCAATTGGTAGGGTGACATGCCGATTGGTGTTTTATACGCCGTTCTATACGCCCACAATGCATCATCGAGCTTCAAAGCCCAGTCCTTTCTATTCgcattcaccgtcttctccaagaTACCTTTGATCTCTCGATTGGCCAATTCAGTTTGACCATTGGCTTGAGGGTGATATGGGGAAGTGATTCGGTGCTTGACACCACACCATATTTACTCAATACGACTTCCAACCACTTGTTCTTGAAATGAGAACCCCCGTCACTAAGTAAGGCTCTCGGCGCCCCAAACCTCGTAAAAATATTCTTCTTGACAAAGTTAATCACCACCTTGGAGGAGTTGACCGGAGTAGGGATTGCTTCCACCCAACGGGACACGTAA
This DNA window, taken from Salvia splendens isolate huo1 chromosome 18, SspV2, whole genome shotgun sequence, encodes the following:
- the LOC121776812 gene encoding uncharacterized protein LOC121776812, with protein sequence MSPYQLVFGKSCHLPVELEHKSYWAVKQLNADYYKAGKERQSYMNLLDEFRNEAFENSAIYKERLKTYHDKMIDKREFFPGDLVLLFNARMKLFPGKLKSRWFGPFKVRTVMKNGALELEADDGRVFTANGQNVKTFHTMEQKEEVFQLSLEPQ